A genomic region of Cannabis sativa cultivar Pink pepper isolate KNU-18-1 chromosome 1, ASM2916894v1, whole genome shotgun sequence contains the following coding sequences:
- the LOC115707635 gene encoding G-type lectin S-receptor-like serine/threonine-protein kinase At1g61480: MLMLNIFLLSLFLFHFQYCYAIYNISSSQPLSQTQTLVSSNQIFELGFFNPNNSANQYVGMWYKGISPLTVLWVANREKPLKMADSALASLVIGSNGNLELLSGDKSVIWSTSIHVGSNTSVATLSDDGNLVLNDGISRETLWQSFQHSGDTYMPGAFLGYNVKTGENYVLTSWKSDNDTSPGNFTSGISKQSPPQSFVWINETTPHWRSGPWDKTKFIGIPEMDNSYTSSLYLQQDIEKGTNYVYFNKFDKSILIKVYVSSQGLLRYIIKYNGSASWYSAWEVPKTQCDVYGTCGAFGVCKTSESPICKCLKGFVPKSDQDWRNGIWSGGCVRRTDLLCEKNNSSNSSNGEKTDGFHKMSTLKLPDLYTYVDIKIDNDCYKWCLNNCSCVAYAYVNGIGCLVWSEDLIDIESFSYGGADLFIRLAQAELAKGEKTRKVVIILTVIFVGALLLAAVFIFHRWRTSPRTEMAWPIKEILKKLGLADIIESPTHNLQGAKQQDPSELCIFELDSVLVATNHFNIRNKLGQGGFGSVYKGRLQDGRDIAVKRLSSSSGQGIEELKNEMILISKLQHRNLVKLLGCCIEEEEKLLVYEFMPNRSLDTFIFDPSRSAQLYWATRFNIIHGVARGLVYLHRDSCLRVIHRDLKVSNILLDEKMNPKISDFGLARIFQGTMDLVNTHRVVGTLGYMSPEYAMGGIFSEKSDVFSFGVMLLEIISGKKNSNFHYYEKEQSLIAYAWQLWNESRELDLVDDALAESYSAEEAIRCIHIGLLCVQDHASDRPTMVDVVSMLIKETHRPQPKQPFFTCQTQSHTATSSVSVNEATVSVFEGR; encoded by the exons ATGCTGATGTTGAATATATTTCTGTTATCCTTATTCTTGTTTCATTTCCAATATTGCTATGCAATTTATAACATATCTTCATCCCAACCATTATCTCAAACACAAACTCTAGTCTCCTCTAACCAAATTTTTGAGTTGGGCTTTTTCAATCCAAATAATTCTGCAAATCAGTATGTGGGCATGTGGTACAAGGGAATTTCTCCCCTTACTGTGTTATGGGTGGCTAACAGAGAGAAACCGCTAAAAATGGCAGACTCTGCATTGGCAAGTCTAGTGATTGGAAGTAATGGAAATCTGGAGCTTTTGAGTGGTGACAAGTCTGTTATCTGGTCAACTAGTATTCATGTCGGATCAAATACTTCAGTAGCAACTCTTTCAGACGACGGTAACTTGGTTCTCAATGATGGAATATCAAGAGAAACCTTATGGCAAAGCTTTCAACATTCAGGAGACACGTACATGCCTGGAGCATTCTTAGGTTATAATGTCAAAACTGGAGAGAATTATGTGTTGACATCTTGGAAGAGTGACAACGATACATCACCTGGTAATTTCACTTCTGGAATCTCGAAACAGTCACCGCCACAATCTTTCGTATGGATCAATGAAACAACGCCTCACTGGAGAAGTGGACCATGGGATAAAACCAAGTTCATTGGAATACCTGAGATGGACAATTCATATACTAGTTCACTCTATCTCCAACAAGACATAGAGAAGGGAACAAATTATGTCTATTTCAATAAGTTTGACAAATCTATTCTCATAAAAGTGTATGTTTCATCACAAGGTCTTCTAAGATATATCATCAAATACAATGGTAGTGCCTCTTGGTATAGTGCCTGGGAGGTACCAAAAACTCAATGCGACGTATATGGAACTTGTGGAGCTTTTGGGGTATGCAAAACATCTGAATCTCCAATTTGCAAGTGTTTAAAAGGGTTTGTACCAAAATCAGACCAAGACTGGAGGAATGGAATTTGGAGCGGAGGGTGCGTAAGAAGGACTGACTTACTTTGTGAGAAAAATAATAGTAGCAATTCATCAAATGGAGAAAAAACAGATGGATTTCACAAGATGAGTACGctaaaacttccagacctgtatACGTATGTAGACATAAAAATCGACAATGATTGCTACAAATGGTGCCTGAATAATTGTTCTTGCGTAGCTTATGCTTATGTAAATGGAATAGGGTGTTTGGTTTGGTCAGAAGATCTTATTGACATTGAGAGCTTTTCCTATGGCGGCGCAGATCTTTTTATTCGCCTTGCACAAGCTGAACTTG CCAAAGGAGAGAAAACCAGGAAGGTTGTCATCATCCTCACAGTTATTTTTGTTGGTGCCCTTCTTCTTGCTGCTGTTTTCATATTTCATAGATGGAGAACTAGCCCCAGAA CTGAAATGGCATGGCCCATCAAGGAGATCCTAAAGAAACTTGGTTTGGCTGATATAATTGAGTCTCCAACACACAATCTTCAAGGTGCCAAACAACAAGATCCATCCGAGTTGTGTATTTTTGAATTGGATAGCGTCTTAGTTGCTACAAACCATTTCAACATCAGAAACAAACTCGGACAAGGAGGGTTTGGTTCTGTGTACAAG GGAAGATTGCAAGATGGAAGGGACATAGCAGTCAAAAGACTGTCTAGTAGCTCGGGACAAGGCATAGAAGAGCTTAAAAATGAGATGATTTTGATCTCTAAACTTCAACACAGAAATCTTGTAAAGCTCCTAGGTTGCTgcattgaagaagaagagaagttaCTAGTTTATGAGTTTATGCCTAACAGAAGCTTGGATACCTTCATCTTCG ATCCAAGTAGAAGCGCACAATTATATTGGGCTACACGCTTTAACATTATCCATGGTGTTGCCAGAGGTCTTGTATATCTTCATCGCGATTCATGTTTAAGGGTGATACATCGAGATTTGAAAGTTAGTAATATTCTTTTAGACGAAAAGATGAACCCAAAAATATCAGATTTTGGATTGGCACGAATTTTTCAAGGGACAATGGATTTAGTAAACACTCACAGGGTTGTCGGAACATT AGGCTACATGTCTCCAGAATATGCTATGGGTGGAATATTTTCTGAAAAGTCTGATGTATTTAGCTTTGGTGTCATGCTATTAGAGATAATCAGTGGAAAGAAGAATTCCAACTTCCACTATTATGAGAAAGAGCAAAGCCTGATTGCTTAT GCATGGCAACTGTGGAATGAAAGCAGAGAATTAGACTTGGTTGATGATGCATTGGCCGAGTCATACTCTGCAGAAGAAGCAATAAGGTGCATACATATTGGTCTTTTATGTGTGCAAGATCATGCAAGTGATAGGCCAACCATGGTTGATGTGGTTTCCATGTTGATCAAAGAGACACATCGTCCTCAACCTAAACAACCCTTCTTTACTTGCCAAACTCAATCACACACTGCAACAAGCTCTGTCTCTGTGAATGAAGCTACCGTATCAGTATTTGAAGGCCGCTAA